From Erinaceus europaeus chromosome 9, mEriEur2.1, whole genome shotgun sequence, one genomic window encodes:
- the NMNAT2 gene encoding nicotinamide/nicotinic acid mononucleotide adenylyltransferase 2, with translation MTETTKTHVILLACGSFNPITKGHIQMFERARDYLHKTGRFIVIGGIVSPVHDSYGKQGLVSSRHRLIMCQLAVQNSDWIRVDPWECYQDTWQTTCSVLEHHRDLMKRVTGCILSNVNTPSMTPVIGQPQNETPQPIYQNNNNVPTTKPTAAKILGKVGESLSRICCVRPPVERFTFVDENANLGTVMRYEEIELRILLLCGSDLLESFCIPGLWNEADMEVIVGDFGIVVVPRDAADTDRIMNHSSILRKYKNNIMVVKDDINHPMSVVSSTKSRLALQHGDGHVVDYLSQPVIDYILKSQLYINASG, from the exons AGAGAGCCAGGGACTACCTGCACAAAACTGGAAGGTTTATCGTGATTGGTGGCATCGTGTCTCCAGTTCATGACTCCTATGGAAAGCAG GGTCTCGTGTCCAGCAGGCATCGACTCATCATGTGTCAGCTGGCCGTCCAGAATTCCGACTGGATCAG GGTGGACCCATGGGAGTGCTACCAGGACACCTGGCAGACGACCTGTAGCGTGCTAGAACACCACCGGGACCTCATGAAA CGGGTGACAGGCTGCATCCTCTCCAACGTCAACACACCTTCCATGACACCAGTGATTGGACAGCCCCAGAATGAAACCCCCCAACCCATCTACCAGAACAACAACAACGTGCCCACCACCAAGCCCACAGCAG CCAAGATActggggaaggtgggggagaGTCTCAGCCGGATCTGCTGTGTGCGCCCGCCCGTGGAGCGATTCACCTTCGTGG ATGAGAATGCCAACCTGGGCACAGTGATGCGATACGAGGAGATCG AACTTCGGATCCTGCTGCTGTGTGGCAGTGACCTGCTAGAgtccttctgcatcccagggcTCTGGAATGAGGCAGAT aTGGAAGTGATTGTAGGGGACTTCGGGATCGTGGTGGTGCCCCGGGACGCGGCTGACACAGACCGAATCATGAACCATTCCTCAATACTCCGCAAATACAAA AACAACATCATGGTGGTGAAGGATGACATCAACCATCCCATGTCTGTGGTCAGCTCAACCAAGAGCAG GCTGGCCCTGCAGCATGGGGATGGCCACGTGGTGGACTACCTGTCACAGCCTGTCATCGACTACATCCTCAAAAGTCAGCTCTACATCAACGCGTCAGGCTAA